The genomic interval TTGGCAAGGTAGATTCCCGTCATATCGGTGCCCGCCGCAGGTTCGAGGCCGGCATCTATCATCGTGCGGAACCTGAAGCCCGTCTTTGCGAGCTTCCCCTCCATGTTCTCGAAGTCTGCCTTGACGAGCTCAAGGAGCCACGTGGGCTGCACCGATATATGAAGCCCCTGCTTTGCAAGGGCGCTTGCGCGCCTGAGCGCCTCGTCGCTCATCTGGAACATGCCGAAGTGCTCGATGCGCATGATGGTCTCTTTCTTTCTGGTCTTCAGCTCTTTCTCATAGGCATTGAGACCCATGTCCATGGCCCTGTTGCCCGAGCAGTGGAGCATAGAGATGACGCCGTTCTTATTGGCAATCTCCGTGAACTTGTCAGCATTGGCCTGGGGCATCACGAGGGTCCCCTTGTCGCCGGCCGGGTCAGTATCGTAGTGCCCCACATATTTTTCATACATGAGGCCCGTGCGGCAGTCATTCTCGCCGTCCACCCATGCCTTGATGGCGCCCAATGTGTAATATGCCGGGTCCGCGTCCTTCGGAAAGTCAAAAGTTGCGAGGTTTTCGGGCATGCCATCGCCGTTTGCCTCTGTCCACACCGCCACGGTGTAGCGGATGTCAGGCTTCACCTTCTGGGAAACGGCCTTCAGGACCGGGAGAGCCGCCGAGGGAGTGATGGCCATGAGCGAGGTAAAGCCGTTCTTCTTCCAGTAATCCTGGATACCGCCGGTATAATAATTTTCCAGCTGGGCCGCCGTGGGAGTATCGGGGACCGAGCCCATTGCGTCGGTGAGCACGCCGTTGGGCTCGCCGCTCTTGTCGTAAATGACGCCTGCGCCGCCATTGAGGGTCTTCACGCCCTTCTTGACGCCGAGCTTTTTTAAGCCCATCGAGTTGACGACGGCCATATGGGCTCCATTGGCCAGGCAGAGAGGGTTGTCAGGAGCAACGGCATCAAGCTCGGCCTTCGTGGGGAGGCGCTTCTCGGCGAACTTGTTCTCGCTTGAGGAAACGCAGGCTACGAAGATCCACTGGCCCCTGGGAGTCTTCTTCGTCCAGGCGGCGATGTTGGCGAGGGCCTGCTTCACCGAGGGGCACTTGGGATAGCGGGCATCAACCCAGCCATCCTTGAGCATGATGGTCTCCATGGGGTGGGTGTGGGCGTCGATGAAGCCCGGCACTACGGTCTTTCCGCCGAGGTCCACGAGCTTTGTTGACGGACCCGCGAGCTTCTTTATCTCGTCGGTGCTGCCGACCGACAGAAACTTTTCGTCCTTTACCGCCACGGCGGTCACAGTGGAGCCCGCATTGTCAAGGGTTACAATCCTGCCGTTGATGTAGATGATATCGGGCACTGCACTTTTTTCAACGGCAAAGGCCGGGGGCAGGCAGCATATGAAGGCAAGAAGCAAATGGATGAAAAGAATTTTTCTCACAGGGTACCCTCCTTGTGGACTTATCGCGAGCCTTTTTTCATAACTTCTTTGAGAGTTCCAAAGCACCTTCCTGACCTTTCCCTCTGCACCCTTTCCATGGAGAACGGGAAATGCTTCTGCAGGGCTCTCCAATGCCTGGAATTTGACTTCCCGGTGAATCCCTGGTACAATCTTGGAGTTCGACGAAATGTCTTGCATGGAAGAGGAGGATATCTATGTCATTTTTCAGTGAATTCAAGGAGTTCGCCACCAAGGGAAATGTGGTGGACATGGCAGTGGGTGTCATTATCGGCGGCGCCTTCGGGAAGATTGTCACTTCCCTGGTCAATGACCTGGTGATGCCTCCCATAGGCCTGCTGATAGGAGGCGTCAATTTCAAGGATCTCTCGATAGTGCTGAAGCCGGGAGCCGGCGATGTGCCTCCGGTGGCTCTCAAGTACGGTCTTTTTATCAACACCATACTGGAATTCCTGATAATCGCTCTGGCAATCTTCAGTGTCATCCATATCATGAACAGCCTGAAAAGGCAAAAAGAAGAAGCGCCGGCGCCTCCTCCCGCGCCTTCCACGGAAGAAGCGCTGCTCGGTGAAATCAGGGATATCCTCAAGCAGAAGGCATAACCCCATCCGGTGCTCTGCGCCCCGCTGAAACGATATCAGGCCCGGGATTCCCGGGCAGGGTTCGGGGAGCGCGGAGGGCGGGAATAAAAATTCTTCTGCCTGGTATACTCTTACGTCAGCAGAAAAATGAAAGGGGAATACAGACAATGGTAAGAAAAATGCTTGTGATTGCAGTGATTATCCTCACGATGGGCTCTGCGGCCTGGGCGGATAATGGCAACATCTCAATAGACCTGTCAAAGATTACCTCCAACAGTGATTTTTCGCAGATCTTCACCTTGCTGCAGGGCAACAAGGATATCAATGGACTTATAAACACCCTGGCGGGTAACTCCGGGATTATCAACGGAG from Candidatus Eremiobacterota bacterium carries:
- the mscL gene encoding large-conductance mechanosensitive channel protein MscL, translating into MSFFSEFKEFATKGNVVDMAVGVIIGGAFGKIVTSLVNDLVMPPIGLLIGGVNFKDLSIVLKPGAGDVPPVALKYGLFINTILEFLIIALAIFSVIHIMNSLKRQKEEAPAPPPAPSTEEALLGEIRDILKQKA
- a CDS encoding amidohydrolase — its product is MRKILFIHLLLAFICCLPPAFAVEKSAVPDIIYINGRIVTLDNAGSTVTAVAVKDEKFLSVGSTDEIKKLAGPSTKLVDLGGKTVVPGFIDAHTHPMETIMLKDGWVDARYPKCPSVKQALANIAAWTKKTPRGQWIFVACVSSSENKFAEKRLPTKAELDAVAPDNPLCLANGAHMAVVNSMGLKKLGVKKGVKTLNGGAGVIYDKSGEPNGVLTDAMGSVPDTPTAAQLENYYTGGIQDYWKKNGFTSLMAITPSAALPVLKAVSQKVKPDIRYTVAVWTEANGDGMPENLATFDFPKDADPAYYTLGAIKAWVDGENDCRTGLMYEKYVGHYDTDPAGDKGTLVMPQANADKFTEIANKNGVISMLHCSGNRAMDMGLNAYEKELKTRKKETIMRIEHFGMFQMSDEALRRASALAKQGLHISVQPTWLLELVKADFENMEGKLAKTGFRFRTMIDAGLEPAAGTDMTGIYLANINPFSAIYASVTRNSDKGLFEPQEAVTVTEALKMWTVWAAKSMGEEKVKGSIEAGKYADMVVLSDDVFTMPPEGLKNVKPLKTILGGRVVYEAK